The following coding sequences are from one Sphaeramia orbicularis chromosome 11, fSphaOr1.1, whole genome shotgun sequence window:
- the LOC115428869 gene encoding LOW QUALITY PROTEIN: cyclin-dependent kinase 5 activator 1 (The sequence of the model RefSeq protein was modified relative to this genomic sequence to represent the inferred CDS: inserted 3 bases in 3 codons; deleted 3 bases in 3 codons; substituted 2 bases at 2 genomic stop codons), with the protein MGTVLSLSPGSRKPGYYDNRPGSLSHYPSLSSRSLNSQKDRGLKRGQSIFLPALTWKRLVASTKKKGTSKKVPGGPVALCDPLNNNNNISIYQKDPILHLNRENVKKSLSCANLSSYEGPAGLGLGLGYGLGMGQGHGYGYSKSQQLSSXKKFHRGTVTHPPKRVIVQASTSELLRCLGEFLCCRCYPPEAPSLRPTAVLWLRAVDRSLLLHGXQDQAFVTPANVVFVYMLCRDVGDGDLVSSEHELQAIXLTCLYLSYSYMGNEISYPLKPFLVEXGKEAFWDRCLPSXRHQLQMLRINADPHFFTQVFAELKSEGGCVPQDYSRVLDR; encoded by the exons ATGGGCACTGTATTATCATTGTCCCCTGGCTCTCGCAAACCAGGCTACTATGACAACCGGCCGGGCTCG CTCAGCCACTACCCGAGCCTCAGCAGCCGCTCTCTGAACAGCCAGAAAGACCGCGGGCTGAAGAGGGGCCAGTCCATCTTCCTCCCAGCGCTCACGTGGAAGCGACTGGTGGCCTCTACTAAGAAGAAGGGCACCTCTAAGAAAGTCCCCGGGGGTCCGGTGGCCCTGTGTGACCccctgaacaacaacaacaacatcagcaTCTACCAAAAGGATCCTATTCTGCATCTAAATCGGGAGAATGTGAAGAAGTCCCTGTCATGTGCCAACCTGTCCAGCTATGAGGGCCCAGCGGGACTGGGTCTGGGGCTTGGTTATGGCCTTGGGATGGGCCAGGGGCATGGATATGGATACAGCAAATCCCAGCAGCTCTCATCGTGAAAAAAGTTCCACAGGGGGACAGTGACT CATCCCCCTAAGCGTGTGATCGTCCAGGCGTCCACCAGTGAGCTGCTCCGCTGCCTGGGGGAGTTCCTGTGTTGTCGCTGTTACCCGCCTGAAGCACCTTCTCTCCGGCCGACCGCGGTGCTGTGGCTTCGGGCCGTGGACCGCTCGCTGCTGCTGCATG TGCAGGACCAAGCCTTCGTCACTCCGGCCAACGTGGTTTTCGTCTACATGCTGTGCCGA GACGTCGGTGACGGCGATCTGGTGTCTTCGGAGCATGAGCTGCAGGCTA CGCTCACCTGCCTCTACCTGTCATACTCCTACATGGGCAACGAGATCTCCTACCCGCTCAAACCCTTCCTGGTCG GCGGTAAAGAGGCCTTCTGGGATCGTTGCTTGCCATCATGACGCCACCAGCTCCAGATGCTGCGCATTAATGCAGACCCGCACTTTTTCACACAAGTATTCGCTGAACTCAAAAGTGAAGGTGGCTGCGTCCCTCAGGACTATAGTCGGGTGCTGGATCGGTGA